The genomic window GATTATAGTCTGGCAGGATGGAAAAATTGTTGAAATTCCACCGGAAGAGATTCAGGTAGATGAAGAATATTTGTAACCCCATTGGTCCCACCCGGAGTTATCGATAGGGGGCAATTTCAAGGGTGAGAAACCGGCTTTCTTAATCAGATGTTGGCAAGTGGCAGGAGATGCGGTGAGAAACCCGGTTTCTGGTCTAGTTTTAAGGGTTATAAACTGGGTGTTCTCGTGAGGAAAAAAAGGGTAAATTTGCTAAACTGAAACCATGAACCTATAAAAAGGCAGTTTGAGCAACAGCCTAACACATAATTTGAGGTCAAGCAATGAAAGCAGTTGAAGTCATGGGCAAAGTCGATGATAAGGGCCAACTTTTGTTAGATGAACCTTTAGACATTAAATCCGAGAGCCGAGTCAAAGTGATTCTCTTGATATCCGATGAAGATGACTTGGATCCGGATGATACTCCCGGGGAGGAAATTAAAGCTAGTTTAATCCGAGCCTTGCAAGATGCTAAAGCCGGAAGAAGAATTCCCTTAGAACAAATGTGGGAGGGAATTGATGC from Laspinema palackyanum D2c includes these protein-coding regions:
- a CDS encoding type II toxin-antitoxin system RelN family antitoxin — protein: MKAVEVMGKVDDKGQLLLDEPLDIKSESRVKVILLISDEDDLDPDDTPGEEIKASLIRALQDAKAGRRIPLEQMWEGIDAE